In the Natronolimnobius baerhuensis genome, one interval contains:
- a CDS encoding type II secretion system F family protein, translated as MSLQTDDSGRGGTGGLGSDSDALGNAFYPLYSRLFGEGSEFTADVEIKLAQARMTDPVELYLSRALGIGFIAGLALWLLGLTLGYALFATGLITVGAFGMPLQNETLITAFETLRVPALVFITGLVFGTIGFAAGFGSLVAIPYSRASARKREINMLLTDSVSFMYALSVGGLNQLEIIDAMAQADDTYGEVSKEFQSIVKETEYFDVDYRNAIRKQALETPSDELSQFLTDMLSIVNSGGDMESFLEDKKEKHMRTAKQEQEITLETLELFGEMYMTLSLFPLLLIIIMVVMQMIPDAEVSNEMLYLTVYGLIPLTSIAFLVLVSTVKHDEPGDGYLTMGGNDKRIKSAQERGLLNLGLVEQFTGERSVFDRIKNREGTYETMKVLKEPHIFFRDNPLYTLAITVPVSLVIVTTAMVTDSAPLSWNELLENPIWGTFIYLYIPLYCIAIPLSIFREWNVRHRNAVVNNLSENLRKLGSANDTGLTLLESLKSVSDTTNGKLAREFEQMHTKVNYGMSLKEALIEFNNKYHIPRLARSTRLITEAQEASNQITDVLRTAARASENHDDIERERKSRTRMQVVIIIMTFMTVLAVIAILKTQFIDTMAGLEAGGGDIDADAAGGGAGGMADADLSENINVDMLSVLFFHAVAMQGILSGFICGYIRDADVLSGLKYAVALSTIALVGWVLVA; from the coding sequence ATGAGCCTTCAGACCGACGACAGTGGGCGTGGCGGAACTGGCGGTCTTGGGTCTGACTCTGACGCGCTCGGAAACGCATTTTACCCACTGTACAGCCGACTGTTCGGCGAGGGAAGCGAGTTTACAGCTGACGTCGAAATCAAACTCGCACAGGCCCGGATGACGGATCCGGTCGAACTCTATCTCTCACGCGCACTCGGCATCGGATTCATCGCTGGCCTCGCGCTGTGGCTTCTCGGGTTGACCCTTGGCTACGCGCTCTTTGCAACCGGGCTCATCACCGTCGGCGCGTTCGGTATGCCCCTGCAGAACGAGACACTCATTACGGCGTTCGAAACGCTTCGCGTGCCAGCGCTCGTGTTCATCACAGGACTCGTCTTCGGAACCATTGGATTTGCCGCCGGCTTCGGCTCACTCGTCGCGATTCCGTACTCGAGAGCGTCGGCTCGCAAGCGCGAGATCAACATGCTCCTGACCGACTCCGTCTCGTTCATGTACGCACTGTCGGTCGGTGGCCTCAACCAACTCGAGATCATCGACGCGATGGCACAGGCCGACGACACCTACGGCGAAGTCTCGAAGGAGTTCCAGAGCATCGTCAAAGAGACCGAGTACTTCGACGTCGACTACCGGAACGCGATCCGCAAGCAAGCACTCGAGACACCGAGTGACGAACTGTCCCAGTTCCTGACGGATATGCTCTCAATCGTCAACAGCGGCGGTGATATGGAGAGTTTCCTCGAGGATAAGAAAGAAAAGCACATGCGGACGGCCAAGCAGGAACAGGAAATCACCCTCGAGACGCTCGAGTTGTTCGGCGAGATGTACATGACGCTGTCGCTGTTCCCGTTGCTGTTGATCATCATCATGGTCGTCATGCAGATGATCCCGGACGCGGAGGTGTCCAACGAGATGCTGTATCTGACCGTTTACGGGCTGATTCCGCTCACCAGCATCGCCTTTCTCGTGTTGGTTTCGACGGTCAAACACGACGAACCGGGCGATGGCTACCTGACGATGGGTGGGAACGACAAGCGGATCAAAAGCGCCCAGGAGCGCGGCCTGCTCAACCTCGGACTCGTCGAACAGTTCACCGGCGAGCGAAGCGTGTTCGACCGCATCAAAAACCGCGAGGGGACCTACGAGACGATGAAAGTGCTCAAAGAGCCACACATCTTCTTCCGGGATAACCCACTGTACACGCTTGCGATCACAGTCCCAGTCTCCCTGGTTATCGTGACAACCGCGATGGTAACCGACTCGGCACCGCTGTCGTGGAACGAACTCCTCGAGAATCCGATCTGGGGGACGTTCATCTACCTCTATATTCCGCTGTACTGTATCGCGATTCCGCTCTCGATCTTCCGCGAGTGGAACGTTCGACACCGAAACGCGGTCGTCAACAACCTCTCGGAGAACCTCCGAAAGCTTGGCAGCGCCAACGACACCGGACTAACCTTGCTCGAGTCGCTGAAATCCGTCTCGGATACAACGAACGGCAAACTGGCTCGTGAGTTCGAACAGATGCACACGAAGGTCAACTACGGCATGAGCCTGAAAGAGGCACTCATCGAGTTCAACAACAAGTATCACATTCCACGACTCGCCCGCTCGACGCGCCTGATCACCGAAGCACAAGAAGCGTCGAACCAGATCACCGACGTCCTGCGGACAGCTGCTCGAGCCAGTGAGAATCACGACGACATCGAACGCGAGCGCAAGTCCCGCACCCGGATGCAGGTCGTCATCATCATCATGACGTTCATGACCGTCCTCGCCGTCATCGCGATCCTCAAAACCCAGTTCATCGATACGATGGCCGGCCTCGAGGCAGGCGGCGGTGACATCGATGCGGATGCCGCAGGCGGTGGTGCCGGTGGAATGGCCGACGCCGATCTGAGTGAGAACATCAACGTCGACATGCTGTCGGTGTTGTTCTTCCATGCCGTCGCAATGCAGGGCATCCTCTCCGGATTTATCTGTGGCTACATCCGTGATGCAGACGTCCTCAGCGGGCTCAAATACGCTGTTGCGCTCTCGACAATCGCTCTCGTCGGCTGGGTACTGGTGGCCTAA
- a CDS encoding ATPase, T2SS/T4P/T4SS family, with product MAIDEGKQSGAGGTSAGDASDTVSEGNRAGTSDSSRVRVGEYTWEDFMTEYGYSEEISTLYPDDPAPDDDDQLGLETGETSVATVPRGEDWDRVSFDPSVYLGAHPDDIRDHVLPTAGTNKDILEQSFLKYVDPETTPVVKDVWTWEHYKWEYYYEEDGSRPRDSDDEIVRHDKEEALGFDPETLEERLTVGADRAMELDDVVEERTVNIQDDIDEDDFFSTADGATTLSNRYDLEKSVPMEKKTHYQEVERYWVNKPYAYVVIFHSEKENEKKYYMIEPYINEIEGDLQEFLSGKLRTAIKYSDDGIKEKANEDGRRNVIEDETRRLLKRYDLFEKTAGSKTAGIIETIQSLLDDDEEDEEEGPDELEGIEVRPEPAILADDPDTLNEYQVEKLLYLLKRNFIGYERIDGIKHDINVEDVSCDGYNSPVFVYHSDYEQIISNIYHGEDELDDFVVKLAQRSGKGISKRLPQVDATLPDGSRAQLTLGKEVSDHGTNYTIRQFKDVPFTPIDLINWNTFSLDEMAFLWLCIENHKSLIFAGGTASGKTTSLNAVSLFIPSSAKIVSIEDTREVELPQRNWIASITRPSFSDDEQGDVDEFDLLEAALRQRPDYIVMGEIRGEEGRTLFQVMSTGHTTYTTFHADSVDEVLKRFTTDPINVSKTMFTALDLVSIQTQTRVQGNKVRRNKSLTEINHYEAENDEINVQDVYQWQAETDEYLKMGDSNTLEEIQFDRGWNNEKLQQELFKRQVILAYLIKNELNTYAEVAATAQAFINDPETILTLIANGQLEDSLEDLREMESVLIDVDQDKEELVPRPDPTTETYNTSMDILERAEESLFEQYRGKVPSGLASALGDVEDAGTIDVEGAADDADDGEEFGFSESVATGNDSWDDASGFTLGSDGSSDQPSWITDDTDFDVGFGASASDADTATAQAGSDSSVSGTTTSATASESAGQTANPPAQSGFGSPSGGDDSDPFSSTGSDSSSTSSNASTGQFDMNPIDSADAAELSTGDAVAEQLGADTSSVAPDDSDDLGGLFDNMGEALAELEDPEQPADEASAETAADDSPVFAQESTGSIFDPDSSEGASSGDFTAHLSDVERDSASPAEQSSGSASDAWETNTDHQTSASSSDSTSKQAPADDSSPDEPQDSEPDAEPAPDPASTSATTDDDEGSTDEREQNVPTIEIDESMTTESAAADEDTATDDGGDDTDGETVTERDPPTIELDEGDLESAADESGDESSVESGEMADVDGDRDEKEALDDGSGDETDPTTETESPSAQASIFGEGSDSVFSDPDEDEADDSGSMFDDPEDADESIFSDSAGDNDEGNDDERPANAETNESNETDGTDETDDTVESDETSETDDTVELNETNETDDTAEERDE from the coding sequence ATGGCTATTGACGAGGGCAAACAATCGGGCGCTGGGGGGACGTCAGCGGGTGACGCGTCCGATACTGTGTCGGAGGGCAATCGGGCTGGCACATCGGACTCGAGCCGGGTCCGCGTCGGCGAGTATACGTGGGAAGATTTTATGACCGAATACGGCTACAGCGAGGAGATTTCCACGCTGTATCCGGACGATCCGGCTCCCGACGACGACGACCAACTCGGTCTCGAGACTGGTGAAACAAGCGTGGCGACGGTGCCACGTGGTGAGGACTGGGATCGCGTTTCGTTCGATCCATCTGTCTATCTGGGTGCTCATCCGGACGATATTCGCGATCACGTGCTGCCAACTGCAGGGACGAACAAGGATATTCTCGAGCAGTCGTTTCTCAAATACGTCGATCCGGAGACGACGCCGGTCGTCAAAGACGTCTGGACCTGGGAGCACTACAAATGGGAGTACTATTACGAGGAAGACGGCAGTCGACCACGTGATAGTGACGACGAGATCGTCCGCCACGACAAAGAAGAGGCGCTCGGGTTCGATCCCGAGACGCTCGAGGAGCGCCTGACCGTCGGTGCAGATCGGGCGATGGAACTGGACGATGTCGTCGAAGAACGCACGGTCAACATTCAAGACGATATCGACGAAGACGACTTCTTCTCGACGGCCGACGGGGCGACGACGCTCTCGAATCGCTACGATCTCGAGAAGTCGGTGCCGATGGAAAAAAAGACCCACTATCAGGAAGTCGAGCGCTACTGGGTCAACAAGCCCTACGCCTACGTCGTCATCTTCCACTCCGAGAAGGAAAACGAGAAGAAGTACTACATGATCGAGCCCTACATCAACGAGATTGAGGGCGATCTACAGGAGTTTCTCTCGGGCAAACTCCGGACGGCGATCAAGTACTCCGACGACGGCATTAAGGAGAAAGCAAACGAGGATGGCCGCCGGAACGTCATCGAAGACGAGACGCGTCGCCTGCTGAAACGCTACGATCTGTTCGAGAAGACTGCAGGGAGCAAAACCGCTGGGATCATCGAGACCATCCAGTCGCTTCTGGACGACGACGAGGAAGACGAGGAAGAGGGCCCCGATGAACTCGAGGGGATCGAGGTTCGCCCCGAACCCGCTATTCTGGCGGACGACCCGGACACGTTGAACGAGTACCAGGTCGAGAAACTGCTCTATCTCCTCAAGCGGAACTTCATCGGCTACGAGCGGATTGATGGCATCAAACACGACATCAATGTGGAGGATGTGTCCTGTGACGGGTACAACTCGCCCGTCTTCGTCTATCACTCCGACTACGAGCAGATTATCTCGAACATCTACCACGGCGAGGACGAACTCGACGACTTCGTCGTCAAACTTGCCCAGCGCTCGGGCAAAGGGATCAGTAAACGGCTCCCACAGGTCGATGCAACCCTTCCTGACGGCTCGCGTGCGCAGTTGACGCTGGGGAAGGAAGTCTCCGACCACGGGACAAACTACACCATCCGTCAGTTCAAGGACGTCCCGTTCACACCAATCGACCTGATCAACTGGAACACCTTCAGCCTCGACGAGATGGCGTTCCTCTGGCTCTGTATCGAGAACCACAAGAGCCTGATCTTCGCCGGGGGTACCGCATCCGGGAAGACGACCTCGCTGAACGCCGTCTCGCTGTTTATTCCGAGCAGCGCAAAGATCGTCTCCATCGAGGATACCCGCGAGGTCGAGTTGCCACAGCGAAACTGGATCGCAAGCATCACCCGACCATCGTTCTCCGACGACGAACAGGGCGACGTCGACGAGTTCGACCTGCTTGAGGCAGCACTGCGCCAGCGACCTGACTACATCGTCATGGGTGAGATCCGTGGTGAGGAAGGTCGGACGCTGTTCCAGGTCATGTCGACGGGTCACACCACATACACCACCTTCCACGCGGACTCCGTTGACGAGGTGCTGAAGCGATTCACGACGGACCCGATCAACGTCTCGAAGACGATGTTCACCGCGCTGGATCTGGTTTCGATCCAGACCCAGACACGCGTGCAGGGGAACAAGGTTCGCCGGAACAAGTCCCTGACGGAGATTAATCACTACGAGGCCGAAAACGACGAAATCAACGTCCAAGACGTCTATCAGTGGCAAGCAGAGACCGACGAGTACCTCAAGATGGGGGACTCGAACACCTTAGAGGAAATCCAGTTCGACCGCGGCTGGAACAACGAGAAACTCCAGCAGGAACTGTTCAAGCGACAGGTCATCCTGGCCTATCTCATCAAGAACGAACTGAACACCTACGCGGAAGTCGCCGCGACCGCACAGGCGTTTATCAACGATCCAGAGACGATTCTGACGCTCATCGCAAACGGGCAACTCGAGGACAGTCTCGAAGACCTCCGCGAAATGGAGAGTGTGCTGATCGATGTTGATCAGGACAAAGAAGAACTCGTCCCGCGGCCAGATCCGACGACGGAGACGTACAACACGTCGATGGACATCCTCGAGCGAGCAGAAGAGTCCTTGTTCGAGCAGTACCGCGGGAAGGTTCCAAGCGGCCTCGCGAGTGCGCTTGGCGACGTCGAAGACGCGGGCACAATCGATGTCGAGGGTGCTGCCGATGACGCTGACGATGGTGAGGAGTTCGGCTTCAGTGAGTCGGTTGCGACCGGAAACGACTCCTGGGACGATGCGAGCGGCTTCACTCTCGGATCGGATGGAAGCAGCGACCAGCCCTCCTGGATCACTGACGACACCGATTTCGATGTTGGATTCGGAGCGTCGGCATCCGATGCTGACACGGCAACAGCACAGGCTGGGTCCGATTCGAGCGTGAGTGGGACAACGACAAGCGCAACTGCGAGCGAGTCGGCTGGACAGACTGCCAACCCACCAGCCCAAAGCGGGTTCGGATCACCAAGTGGTGGCGACGATAGCGATCCGTTCTCGAGTACCGGAAGCGACTCGAGTAGCACCAGTTCGAACGCGTCGACTGGCCAATTCGATATGAACCCAATCGACTCTGCAGACGCTGCAGAACTCTCGACGGGAGATGCGGTCGCCGAGCAACTTGGTGCAGACACGTCGTCCGTCGCCCCCGACGACAGCGACGACCTCGGGGGGCTGTTCGATAACATGGGTGAGGCGCTTGCAGAACTCGAGGACCCCGAACAGCCCGCCGATGAGGCAAGCGCAGAGACGGCGGCCGACGACTCTCCCGTTTTCGCTCAGGAGTCTACAGGGTCGATTTTCGATCCGGACTCGAGTGAGGGTGCCAGTTCCGGCGATTTCACCGCACATCTCTCCGATGTCGAACGCGATTCAGCATCGCCAGCGGAGCAGTCTTCGGGGTCAGCGTCGGATGCGTGGGAGACCAACACAGACCACCAAACATCGGCCTCCTCGTCCGACTCTACATCGAAGCAAGCACCAGCCGACGACTCGAGTCCAGACGAACCGCAAGATTCGGAACCGGATGCAGAGCCAGCACCTGACCCCGCATCCACATCAGCGACAACGGACGATGATGAGGGCTCGACCGATGAGAGGGAACAGAACGTTCCAACAATCGAAATCGACGAGTCGATGACCACCGAGTCGGCCGCTGCCGATGAGGACACGGCAACGGACGACGGCGGCGATGACACGGATGGAGAGACAGTCACAGAGCGTGATCCACCGACAATCGAACTCGACGAGGGGGACCTCGAGTCAGCAGCTGACGAATCTGGCGACGAATCCAGTGTCGAGTCTGGAGAGATGGCCGACGTGGACGGTGATCGTGACGAAAAAGAAGCCCTAGACGACGGCAGCGGAGACGAGACAGACCCAACAACGGAGACAGAATCCCCGTCCGCTCAAGCCTCGATATTTGGCGAGGGATCCGACTCGGTGTTCAGCGACCCCGATGAGGACGAGGCCGACGACTCCGGCTCGATGTTCGATGACCCCGAGGACGCTGACGAGTCCATCTTTAGTGACTCTGCAGGCGACAATGACGAGGGAAATGACGACGAGCGTCCTGCGAACGCGGAGACAAACGAGTCAAACGAGACAGACGGAACAGATGAAACCGACGACACTGTCGAGTCGGATGAGACGAGCGAAACGGACGACACCGTTGAGTTGAACGAGACAAATGAAACGGACGACACTGCCGAGGAGCGTGACGAATGA
- the tatA gene encoding twin-arginine translocase TatA/TatE family subunit, with the protein MVAEIAPLFIPGAPGGPELLIILFIAILLFGANKIPKLARSTGEAMGEFQKGREKVETELEEMRDGDFEGDFDEDEADTDFVDTEPVSAEDSESDLETETDTETEAN; encoded by the coding sequence ATGGTAGCCGAAATCGCACCGCTGTTCATCCCCGGCGCACCCGGGGGTCCGGAACTTTTGATCATCCTTTTCATTGCCATTTTGCTCTTCGGGGCGAACAAGATCCCGAAGCTGGCTCGCTCGACCGGTGAGGCCATGGGCGAATTCCAGAAAGGGCGTGAAAAGGTCGAAACAGAACTTGAGGAAATGCGCGACGGAGACTTCGAAGGGGACTTCGACGAGGACGAGGCAGACACTGACTTCGTCGACACGGAACCGGTCTCCGCCGAAGACTCTGAGAGCGACTTAGAGACTGAAACGGACACTGAAACGGAAGCCAACTAA
- a CDS encoding redoxin domain-containing protein: MVDTGDTAPDFTAPLATGDVDSFTLSDRLADDAPIVLAFFPGAFTGVCTDEMCTFQDRLSAFEDVDASVYGVSRDSPFSLNEFRDQNDLEFGLISDFNKEIIDDYGIAMDFDDLGVYGVAKRSVFVVNADGEVTYAWVSDDPGVEPDYDEVEAAVEDAA; this comes from the coding sequence ATGGTAGACACTGGCGACACTGCACCCGACTTTACCGCACCGCTCGCAACCGGCGACGTTGACTCGTTCACCCTCTCCGACCGACTCGCAGACGACGCGCCGATTGTCCTCGCGTTCTTCCCCGGTGCGTTCACAGGCGTCTGTACCGACGAAATGTGTACGTTCCAGGACCGCCTGTCGGCCTTCGAGGACGTCGATGCCTCGGTCTACGGCGTCAGCCGTGACTCGCCGTTCTCGCTCAACGAGTTCCGCGACCAGAACGACCTCGAGTTTGGACTCATTAGCGACTTCAACAAGGAGATCATCGACGACTACGGGATTGCGATGGACTTCGACGACCTCGGCGTCTACGGCGTCGCCAAGCGTTCCGTCTTCGTTGTCAACGCCGACGGCGAGGTCACCTATGCGTGGGTCAGTGACGACCCTGGCGTCGAACCCGACTACGACGAGGTCGAGGCCGCTGTCGAGGACGCAGCGTAA
- a CDS encoding HD domain-containing protein gives MSDSAADDLPEEDDDNSGRIYEPDAAHHFPDEKLNRVLEFIKADEEIQTYLEAQNVNAVDRMQYNDHGAKHIEIVRNRALCLYDLLKGGDVEFHAKQQGLAEEDEAVIIALAATLHDVGHVVHRNDHVYYSIPLAADILDRVLPEFYDLVDRVRVKGEVLHAILCHHTAETPLTNEAGVIRVADALDMESGRSRIPYEHGGRGINTLSSQAIKRVSLYEGDSRPVMVEIAMTNAAGVYQVDNLLKAKLHNSGLEECIRIVAVNTNENHEQLVERIEL, from the coding sequence ATGAGTGATTCTGCCGCCGACGACCTCCCCGAGGAAGATGACGACAACTCCGGACGTATCTACGAACCCGACGCTGCACACCACTTCCCCGACGAAAAACTCAACCGCGTCCTCGAGTTCATCAAAGCCGACGAAGAGATCCAGACCTATCTCGAGGCCCAGAACGTCAACGCGGTCGACCGAATGCAGTATAACGACCACGGCGCAAAGCATATCGAAATCGTCCGCAACCGCGCACTCTGTCTGTACGATCTGCTGAAAGGTGGCGACGTGGAGTTCCACGCCAAACAGCAGGGACTCGCCGAGGAAGACGAGGCAGTCATCATTGCACTTGCCGCGACGTTACACGACGTTGGCCACGTCGTCCATCGGAACGATCACGTCTATTACTCAATTCCACTCGCAGCGGATATTCTGGATCGTGTCCTGCCCGAATTCTATGATCTCGTCGACAGGGTTCGCGTGAAAGGCGAGGTCCTCCACGCTATTCTGTGTCACCACACGGCTGAAACGCCGTTGACGAACGAAGCGGGCGTTATCCGCGTCGCTGACGCCCTAGATATGGAAAGTGGCCGCTCACGTATTCCCTACGAACACGGCGGACGCGGCATTAACACGCTCTCGAGTCAGGCGATCAAACGTGTGTCGCTCTATGAAGGCGACAGTCGGCCCGTAATGGTCGAGATCGCAATGACCAACGCTGCGGGTGTCTATCAGGTCGATAACCTCCTGAAGGCGAAACTGCACAACTCTGGACTCGAGGAGTGTATTCGAATCGTCGCGGTCAACACGAACGAGAACCACGAGCAGTTAGTCGAACGAATCGAGCTCTAG
- a CDS encoding helix-turn-helix domain-containing protein — MSATTVQGIDVSMPEDLASPRAKLVYLYLTANGSATADELRSALDVNKSTVLSITGTLRERGHLERRNGRYELV, encoded by the coding sequence ATGAGTGCGACAACGGTACAGGGAATCGATGTGTCGATGCCGGAGGATCTCGCCTCCCCACGTGCGAAGTTGGTCTATCTCTATCTCACAGCGAACGGCAGCGCAACGGCCGACGAGCTCCGGTCTGCGCTTGACGTCAACAAGAGTACCGTCCTCTCGATCACCGGGACGCTTCGCGAGCGCGGCCACCTCGAGCGCCGGAACGGACGCTACGAACTGGTTTGA
- a CDS encoding FAD-binding protein, protein MYEHDVIVVGAGGAGLRAAVAASEAGADTAIVTKLHPVRSHTGAAEGGINAALQEGDDWELHAYDTMKGSDYLGDAPAVETLAQDSPKETMNLEHWGMPFSREEDGTVSQRPFGGLSYPRTTYAGAETGHHLLHTMYEQAVKHGIQVYDEWYVMNLVTSDDTDPNDRECHGVVAYDVQSGQIEGFKANNGVVLATGGPGQAFDHTTNAVSCTGDGHAMAYRAGVPLEDMEFIQFHPTSLPSTGVLISEGVRGEGGILYNNDGERFMFEHGYANNSGELASRDVVARAELDEVDAGRGVEDEYVHLDMRHLGEERILDRLENILHLAEDFEGVDGLVEPMPVKPGQHYAMGGIETDENGQTNINGLYAAGECACVSVHGGNRLGGNALPELIVFGKRAGRHAAGDDLGEPQIRTGYGDDVEDDDTDLPVQPGAAGIETSDGVAADGGVTADADGLLERAVERERTRVDGLMDKDSGVQHAEIRSKLQKAMTDYVNVFRTEEGIKKALKLIRECREEYQDVYVDDPSRTFNTDLQMTYETRNLIDVAETIALGALVRTEFRGAHWRQEHQERKDEEWLKHTLISWDDGEPNIFYRPVILEGQDKTYEPKVRSY, encoded by the coding sequence ATGTACGAACACGACGTTATCGTGGTCGGCGCAGGCGGTGCCGGCCTCCGAGCCGCGGTCGCAGCGAGCGAGGCGGGAGCCGATACGGCAATCGTCACGAAACTCCACCCGGTTCGCAGCCACACCGGCGCAGCAGAAGGTGGCATTAACGCCGCCCTGCAGGAGGGTGACGACTGGGAACTCCACGCCTACGACACGATGAAAGGGTCCGACTACCTGGGCGACGCACCCGCTGTCGAGACTCTCGCACAGGACTCCCCGAAGGAGACGATGAATCTCGAGCACTGGGGGATGCCGTTCTCGCGCGAAGAGGACGGAACCGTTTCCCAGCGCCCATTCGGTGGCCTCTCCTATCCGCGAACCACCTACGCCGGTGCCGAAACGGGACACCACCTGCTGCATACGATGTACGAGCAGGCTGTCAAACACGGCATTCAGGTCTACGACGAGTGGTACGTGATGAACCTCGTCACCAGCGACGATACCGATCCGAACGACCGCGAATGTCACGGCGTCGTCGCCTACGACGTCCAGTCCGGTCAGATTGAAGGATTCAAAGCCAACAACGGCGTCGTCCTCGCGACCGGCGGCCCCGGACAGGCCTTCGATCACACCACCAACGCCGTCTCCTGTACCGGCGACGGCCACGCGATGGCCTACCGCGCAGGCGTCCCACTCGAGGACATGGAGTTCATCCAGTTCCACCCGACTTCGCTCCCCTCCACGGGTGTCCTCATCTCCGAGGGTGTCCGTGGAGAGGGTGGCATCCTCTACAATAACGACGGCGAGCGGTTCATGTTCGAACACGGCTATGCGAACAACTCCGGCGAACTCGCGAGCCGCGACGTCGTCGCCCGTGCCGAACTTGACGAAGTCGACGCAGGTCGCGGCGTCGAAGACGAGTACGTCCACCTCGACATGCGCCATCTCGGCGAAGAGCGCATTCTCGACCGCCTCGAGAACATTCTCCACCTCGCGGAGGACTTCGAGGGCGTCGACGGCCTCGTCGAGCCGATGCCCGTCAAGCCCGGCCAGCACTACGCGATGGGCGGCATCGAAACCGACGAGAACGGACAGACCAACATCAATGGTCTCTACGCTGCCGGTGAGTGTGCCTGTGTCTCCGTCCACGGCGGAAACCGACTCGGCGGCAACGCCCTGCCGGAACTGATCGTCTTCGGCAAGCGCGCCGGTCGCCACGCTGCCGGCGACGACCTGGGCGAGCCACAGATCCGCACCGGCTACGGCGACGACGTCGAAGACGACGACACCGACCTTCCCGTCCAGCCCGGTGCAGCCGGGATCGAGACAAGTGATGGTGTTGCCGCCGATGGCGGCGTGACTGCAGATGCTGATGGCCTCCTCGAGCGTGCTGTCGAGCGCGAGCGGACGCGTGTCGACGGTCTGATGGACAAAGACAGCGGCGTCCAGCACGCCGAGATTCGGTCGAAACTCCAGAAGGCGATGACTGACTACGTCAACGTCTTCCGGACCGAGGAGGGAATTAAGAAGGCGCTCAAGCTCATTCGTGAGTGCCGCGAGGAGTATCAGGATGTCTACGTCGACGATCCATCACGCACGTTCAACACGGACCTGCAGATGACCTACGAGACGCGCAACCTGATCGACGTCGCCGAGACGATTGCCCTCGGCGCACTCGTCCGCACGGAGTTCCGTGGCGCTCACTGGCGTCAGGAACACCAGGAACGCAAGGACGAGGAGTGGCTCAAACACACGCTCATCTCGTGGGACGACGGCGAACCCAACATCTTCTATCGCCCCGTTATCCTCGAGGGTCAGGACAAGACCTACGAGCCGAAAGTTCGCAGCTACTAA
- a CDS encoding succinate dehydrogenase/fumarate reductase iron-sulfur subunit, whose protein sequence is MSTQQQQQEPESQESPKDPEMKGAESPQQRRLKDKESGMVDEHAEKEAEAADETVHLKVFRYDPEVEAKQEPRFDDFHVPFEKGMTVLDAVMYARDEFDSSLTFRHSCRQAVCGSDAFFVNGTQKLGCKTQISELEQPVRIEPLPHQEVVKDLVVDMDHFYDQMHAVEPYFQDEDTPESDELEEQRQTPENREKIKMSSRCIWCAACMSSCNIAAGDNEYLGPAAINKAYKFAMDDRESEDIKAHRLRILEQEHGVWRCQTQFSCTEVCPKDIPLTEHIQELKREAVKKNLKFW, encoded by the coding sequence ATGAGTACACAACAGCAACAACAAGAGCCGGAGAGTCAAGAGTCACCGAAAGACCCCGAGATGAAAGGGGCGGAGTCGCCACAGCAGCGCCGACTCAAAGACAAAGAAAGCGGCATGGTCGACGAACACGCCGAGAAGGAGGCCGAAGCCGCCGACGAGACGGTCCACCTCAAAGTGTTCCGTTACGACCCAGAAGTCGAAGCCAAACAGGAACCGCGCTTTGATGACTTCCACGTCCCCTTCGAGAAGGGGATGACCGTCCTCGATGCAGTCATGTACGCCCGCGACGAGTTCGATTCCTCGCTTACCTTCCGACACTCCTGTCGGCAGGCCGTCTGTGGGTCGGATGCCTTCTTCGTCAACGGCACGCAGAAACTCGGCTGCAAAACCCAAATCTCCGAACTCGAGCAGCCGGTTCGAATCGAACCGCTGCCACATCAGGAGGTCGTCAAGGACCTGGTCGTCGACATGGACCACTTCTACGACCAGATGCACGCCGTCGAGCCGTACTTCCAGGACGAGGACACGCCTGAATCGGACGAACTCGAAGAACAGCGCCAGACCCCCGAAAACCGCGAGAAGATCAAGATGTCCTCGCGCTGTATCTGGTGTGCTGCCTGTATGTCTAGTTGTAACATCGCCGCTGGCGACAACGAGTATCTCGGCCCAGCCGCGATCAACAAGGCCTACAAGTTCGCGATGGACGACCGCGAAAGCGAGGACATCAAAGCGCACCGACTCCGCATTCTCGAGCAGGAACACGGTGTCTGGCGGTGCCAGACCCAGTTCTCCTGTACCGAGGTGTGTCCGAAAGACATTCCGCTTACTGAGCACATTCAGGAGCTCAAGCGCGAAGCAGTCAAGAAGAACCTGAAATTCTGGTAA